In Chitinophaga varians, the following are encoded in one genomic region:
- a CDS encoding GbsR/MarR family transcriptional regulator has translation MEKYRDRIEKLSVAMEGLGLTPVAARTYIYLLLCEGHEATFEQIVEYFRVSKSAVSNAIKMLESARMISSKTVGGQRKRYFSPNVTSMFNEDTLTARIKMFFEILDEIRSMRQTDDELNQELGDVSLLYKMMLVELPLILERWKRTIALNKAHS, from the coding sequence TTGGAAAAATACAGAGACAGGATAGAGAAACTGAGTGTTGCCATGGAAGGCCTTGGCCTTACTCCGGTGGCGGCACGGACATATATTTACCTGTTACTGTGTGAAGGCCATGAAGCAACGTTTGAACAGATCGTGGAGTATTTTAGGGTCAGCAAAAGTGCGGTGTCCAACGCTATTAAAATGCTGGAATCAGCGAGGATGATTTCGTCTAAAACCGTGGGTGGGCAAAGAAAACGCTATTTCTCTCCTAATGTGACTTCTATGTTCAATGAAGATACGCTCACCGCGAGGATTAAAATGTTTTTTGAGATTTTGGATGAAATCAGGTCCATGCGTCAAACTGATGATGAGCTTAACCAGGAGTTAGGGGATGTTTCCCTGCTCTATAAAATGATGCTGGTGGAACTGCCGCTCATCCTGGAAAGATGGAAACGCACCATCGCACTTAACAAGGCCCATTCATAA
- a CDS encoding FMN-dependent NADH-azoreductase — translation MGNILHIISSARGDASNSILLGNRIVERLQQRNPDKEVVVNNVAGQSWQWLHKELVDAYRTPSAALTSEQQALLEASDTTIAQMQEADIIVIGVPLYNFNLPAPLKAWVDHIVRPGKTVNYQDGGFVGQLTGKKVYLAIASNGIYSEGPMRPYDFAEPYLRYVLGFVGITDITTYRIEGAGLSATKETAVEKGLTSVEAI, via the coding sequence ATGGGAAACATCTTGCATATCATATCCAGTGCACGCGGAGACGCCTCCAATAGCATACTGCTGGGCAACCGCATTGTTGAAAGGCTGCAACAGCGGAATCCGGACAAGGAAGTAGTGGTTAACAATGTGGCCGGGCAGTCCTGGCAATGGTTGCATAAGGAGTTGGTAGATGCCTACCGTACCCCTTCCGCGGCGCTTACTTCCGAACAACAGGCATTGCTGGAAGCGTCCGATACGACCATTGCCCAAATGCAGGAGGCTGATATTATTGTGATTGGCGTACCGCTTTACAATTTTAATCTGCCTGCGCCGCTCAAAGCATGGGTAGACCACATTGTACGGCCCGGTAAAACGGTGAACTACCAGGACGGAGGGTTTGTCGGGCAGCTGACCGGCAAAAAGGTGTACCTCGCCATTGCTTCCAATGGCATTTATTCAGAAGGCCCGATGCGCCCGTATGATTTTGCCGAACCATACCTCCGGTATGTATTGGGTTTTGTAGGCATTACAGATATTACTACCTACCGAATAGAAGGCGCCGGCTTGTCTGCCACCAAAGAAACCGCTGTAGAGAAGGGATTAACCAGTGTAGAAGCGATTTAA
- a CDS encoding NAD-dependent epimerase/dehydratase family protein produces MNELRQLKVIVTGASGMVGEGVLHECLHHPQVARVLVISRKPSGVSHPKLTELIHHDFLELSPIAEQLRGYDACYFCLGVSSIGISQDAYYHLTYTLTMRVAGVLSEQNSGMVFCYVSGAGTDSTEKGRRAWARVKGKTENDLMKLPFGKVYAFRPGFIRPTKGLKNTHTFYRFINWLYPVGRIIQPNYFCTLRELGQAMVNVTLLDYPRQIINGKDIIRLAKSSC; encoded by the coding sequence ATGAACGAACTCCGGCAACTGAAAGTGATTGTTACCGGTGCCAGCGGTATGGTGGGTGAAGGAGTGCTTCATGAATGCCTGCATCACCCACAGGTAGCGCGCGTACTGGTGATCAGCCGCAAGCCCAGTGGCGTCAGTCATCCCAAATTAACAGAGCTTATTCATCACGATTTCCTGGAGCTGTCTCCTATTGCAGAGCAGCTCCGGGGCTATGATGCCTGCTATTTCTGCCTGGGCGTATCTTCCATCGGCATCAGTCAGGATGCCTATTATCATCTCACCTATACCCTTACCATGCGGGTCGCCGGTGTACTGAGCGAACAGAACAGCGGTATGGTTTTCTGCTATGTGTCGGGCGCCGGAACAGACAGCACAGAGAAAGGCCGTCGTGCCTGGGCACGGGTAAAGGGGAAAACTGAAAACGACCTGATGAAGCTGCCATTCGGGAAAGTATATGCTTTCCGGCCAGGCTTCATCAGACCCACCAAAGGGCTCAAAAACACCCATACCTTTTACCGTTTCATCAACTGGCTGTACCCCGTGGGCAGGATCATACAGCCCAATTATTTCTGCACGCTGCGGGAACTGGGCCAGGCGATGGTGAATGTTACGCTGCTGGACTATCCCCGGCAGATCATCAACGGAAAAGACATCATCAGGCTAGCCAAAAGCAGCTGCTGA
- a CDS encoding Crp/Fnr family transcriptional regulator yields MTTYELPSWYQRLMKKYPVVTPEEWQLLDSIAVVKHIRKGESFLRYGKVARYSAFVLSGMFKFSILDEEGNEKIVRFGFADDFLANCESYNKKAPSAVSITAMEDAVILRMNIKKLQPLYDLHMNLLHVNLQLFQELSEQQSEHQYILSLKTPLQRYRFLLERRPAIIQKISLTNIARYLYTSREALSRARLYLLDQSRNFCD; encoded by the coding sequence ATGACAACTTATGAGCTTCCATCCTGGTATCAGCGGCTGATGAAAAAGTACCCGGTGGTGACGCCGGAAGAATGGCAACTGCTGGACTCCATAGCTGTAGTAAAACATATCCGCAAAGGAGAGTCTTTTCTGCGTTATGGTAAAGTGGCCCGCTACTCCGCTTTTGTTCTCTCCGGCATGTTTAAGTTTTCTATCCTCGATGAGGAGGGCAATGAAAAAATAGTGCGCTTTGGTTTTGCAGACGACTTCCTCGCCAACTGTGAGAGCTATAATAAGAAAGCACCGTCAGCAGTCAGCATCACCGCTATGGAAGACGCGGTGATATTGCGTATGAACATCAAAAAACTGCAGCCGCTGTACGATCTGCATATGAACCTGCTGCATGTCAATCTGCAGTTGTTCCAGGAGTTGTCTGAACAGCAGTCGGAGCACCAGTACATCCTTTCGCTGAAAACGCCGCTGCAGCGGTATCGTTTCCTGCTGGAAAGGCGACCCGCCATTATCCAGAAAATATCCCTCACCAATATCGCCCGCTACCTCTACACCAGCCGCGAAGCCTTGAGCAGAGCGCGTTTATACCTGCTGGACCAGTCCCGCAACTTTTGTGATTGA
- a CDS encoding TolC family protein, with protein MKTGILLLLLAIPFRVADGQTMPEKDTGQPTTALSLQQCLDYAGTHNQELLSKAQSAAAAEEDRKAATAKLLPDVSVTAAVNNYWKIPVQVFPGELVNQPAGTFVPVRMGTPWMGNYGAEANLPLVDVKTWQAIKLARLQQQAGASEYRSLQRSLQKNICIAYYSTQLQQDYLTVAQQLYSNYQQIHDLIKLQFDKGLTDKIAFNQSATLLKNRQQAVQQAGVSLQEAYLDLKFWMGFPLDSQLTTQSTSPLLPLEINDYRTSQLPDYETEQLKVAVAAQEYHNTRANYYPSLHFKGSYQQQGFGDKMDFITRSPWFTVGFAGVELRFPLSWSNFSAKPRSMKAQWLAASSRFKQYESEQEKKYRQEKLLLEKASGDIQLQKENIALAQENEALSKQKINKGIIDMIQLKQIQQDLYDAQAKLNDARTDFYKHYTELNYLQHQ; from the coding sequence ATGAAAACAGGTATCCTATTACTGTTGCTGGCTATCCCTTTCCGGGTAGCAGACGGACAGACCATGCCTGAGAAAGACACCGGTCAACCTACGACTGCCCTGAGTCTGCAACAGTGCCTTGACTATGCCGGCACCCACAACCAGGAACTGCTGAGTAAAGCGCAATCCGCCGCTGCCGCGGAAGAAGACCGCAAAGCCGCCACCGCCAAACTTCTCCCGGACGTTTCGGTCACCGCAGCGGTAAACAATTACTGGAAGATTCCCGTGCAGGTATTTCCCGGTGAGCTGGTCAACCAGCCAGCCGGTACCTTTGTGCCGGTCCGCATGGGCACCCCCTGGATGGGCAACTATGGCGCTGAAGCCAATCTGCCACTGGTAGACGTAAAAACCTGGCAGGCCATCAAACTGGCCAGGTTACAACAACAGGCCGGCGCCAGCGAATACCGGTCCTTACAGCGTTCCCTGCAGAAAAACATATGCATAGCCTATTACAGCACACAACTGCAACAGGATTATCTCACCGTAGCGCAACAGCTGTACAGCAACTATCAGCAGATTCACGACCTGATCAAACTACAATTTGATAAAGGGCTGACAGATAAAATTGCGTTCAATCAGTCTGCCACATTGCTGAAAAACAGACAGCAGGCGGTACAGCAGGCCGGCGTTTCACTACAGGAGGCTTACCTCGATCTTAAATTCTGGATGGGCTTTCCGCTGGACAGCCAGTTGACGACCCAGTCCACCAGTCCGTTACTGCCGCTCGAGATCAACGACTACCGTACTTCACAGTTGCCCGACTATGAAACCGAGCAATTGAAAGTAGCCGTGGCCGCTCAGGAATATCATAACACCCGGGCCAACTACTATCCCAGCCTGCATTTTAAGGGTTCTTACCAGCAGCAGGGGTTTGGCGACAAGATGGATTTCATCACCCGTTCGCCCTGGTTTACGGTAGGCTTCGCGGGCGTAGAACTGCGTTTTCCGTTATCATGGTCTAACTTTTCCGCCAAACCGCGCAGCATGAAAGCACAATGGCTGGCCGCATCCAGCCGTTTTAAACAATACGAATCGGAGCAGGAAAAGAAATACCGCCAGGAAAAACTGCTGCTTGAAAAAGCTTCCGGCGACATTCAACTGCAAAAGGAAAATATCGCGCTGGCACAGGAAAATGAAGCCCTCAGCAAACAGAAGATCAACAAGGGCATCATCGATATGATACAACTGAAACAGATACAACAGGACCTCTACGACGCACAGGCCAAACTTAACGACGCGCGTACAGACTTCTATAAACATTACACTGAACTCAACTATCTGCAACATCAATAA
- a CDS encoding winged helix-turn-helix transcriptional regulator, whose amino-acid sequence METIICAEKCQSMVPAAEDTLYIIAGKWKVRIIIALTGGDKRFNELQRTLSGISARVLSNELKDLELNGLVSRKILDDGTILYVRNDYADSLKNVMKELVQWGLEHKQKIRNREI is encoded by the coding sequence ATGGAAACAATAATTTGCGCAGAAAAATGCCAGAGCATGGTCCCCGCAGCGGAAGACACCTTGTATATTATTGCCGGCAAATGGAAAGTGCGCATCATTATCGCGCTGACCGGGGGAGACAAACGGTTCAATGAACTGCAACGGACCTTATCAGGTATCTCCGCCAGGGTGTTGTCCAACGAATTGAAAGACCTGGAACTGAATGGCCTTGTCAGCAGAAAAATACTGGATGACGGCACTATCCTCTATGTCCGCAATGACTATGCAGACTCGCTGAAAAACGTGATGAAGGAATTGGTGCAATGGGGACTGGAGCACAAACAAAAAATACGGAACCGGGAAATCTGA
- a CDS encoding GNAT family N-acetyltransferase, whose translation MEIKTGAAQMDLAAIHQFLQNDSYWAKGIDFDIVKASLENSFCVGVFLDNKQVAFARVITDYHTFGWVADVFVLPDYRGRGISKSMMGFLTDQPWVGKLRRFMLSTRDAHELYRGYGFRSPGNAASIMEVHRPDVYLKRTSEEASHVSG comes from the coding sequence ATGGAGATAAAAACAGGAGCCGCGCAAATGGACCTCGCGGCAATACATCAGTTCCTGCAAAACGATTCCTACTGGGCCAAAGGGATCGATTTTGATATAGTAAAAGCATCGCTGGAAAACTCTTTTTGTGTCGGCGTGTTCCTGGACAACAAGCAGGTTGCTTTTGCCCGCGTCATCACAGACTACCATACGTTTGGCTGGGTGGCAGATGTGTTTGTGTTGCCTGATTACCGGGGCAGGGGTATTTCCAAAAGTATGATGGGTTTTCTGACAGATCAGCCCTGGGTGGGAAAACTGCGCCGGTTCATGCTGAGCACGCGCGACGCACATGAGTTGTACCGTGGATATGGTTTCAGGAGCCCGGGCAATGCGGCATCCATAATGGAGGTACACCGGCCGGACGTCTATCTTAAACGCACGTCCGAAGAAGCGTCCCATGTGTCCGGATAA
- a CDS encoding GNAT family N-acetyltransferase, which produces MNNAMETVQNITTKFVVVNEANIQALLSLITGLAREKYGQLLSSAQLDDYLSRFTPQQLTSDINNFSNQWLMVYADKEPAGYALITSAGKRPDVLTEKKVKRLAGFGVLQQYQHSGCAAVLMKKCLQAGQSYDALWMHEHAGNPLLPYFEENNFRQTGQQDELEALPLQGVYLIRRK; this is translated from the coding sequence ATGAATAACGCAATGGAGACCGTACAGAACATCACCACCAAATTTGTGGTTGTCAATGAAGCCAACATACAGGCCCTGCTTTCCCTCATCACCGGACTGGCCAGGGAAAAATACGGACAACTGTTATCCTCCGCCCAGCTGGATGATTACCTGAGCAGGTTTACGCCACAACAACTCACATCAGACATCAACAATTTTTCCAATCAATGGCTTATGGTATATGCCGACAAGGAGCCGGCCGGATATGCGCTGATCACCTCCGCCGGGAAACGGCCGGATGTACTCACTGAAAAAAAGGTAAAACGGCTGGCCGGCTTTGGCGTTTTGCAACAATACCAGCACAGCGGCTGCGCAGCGGTATTAATGAAAAAGTGCCTGCAGGCAGGACAATCCTATGACGCACTGTGGATGCATGAGCATGCCGGCAACCCGTTGTTGCCCTACTTTGAGGAAAACAATTTCCGGCAGACAGGTCAACAGGACGAATTGGAAGCGCTGCCCTTACAGGGTGTATACCTGATCAGGCGAAAATGA
- a CDS encoding VOC family protein, giving the protein MIRPEIIIAVKDVEKSSAWYQHLLGCESRHGGSTFEILADPGDDTVVLCLHKWAAHGHPTMTDPTPTPGNGLILFFRVAAFEEAWKKAQQLKAVVEEPPHINNNSGRNEFSLRDPDGYYVSVTD; this is encoded by the coding sequence ATGATAAGACCTGAAATTATTATCGCCGTAAAAGACGTGGAGAAAAGCTCCGCGTGGTACCAACACCTGCTGGGCTGCGAAAGCCGCCATGGCGGCAGCACCTTCGAAATCCTCGCCGACCCCGGAGATGACACCGTTGTGTTATGCCTGCACAAATGGGCCGCACACGGACATCCAACCATGACAGATCCAACCCCGACACCAGGCAACGGATTGATTCTCTTTTTCCGGGTGGCAGCTTTCGAAGAAGCATGGAAGAAAGCACAACAACTGAAAGCCGTTGTGGAAGAGCCCCCGCATATAAACAACAACTCCGGCAGAAATGAATTCTCATTGAGAGATCCGGACGGATATTACGTATCTGTCACGGATTAA
- a CDS encoding alpha/beta fold hydrolase: MKQSMILLHGLFGGLSNWKGVIQHFESRYDIHIPLLPIFDQHKEDNLSYLVHSLEKYIQQHQLEKPVIIGNSLGGHVAVLFTHRHPDKVSQLVLTGSSGLYENNSMGSYPKRGNYEYIRERVAYTFHDPAIATDALVEEVFKITRDRVKCLRIVQNAKSANRNYVAPLLPEITTPTLLIWGDDDRITPLEVAREFASLLPQAQLVILPACGHAPMMERPEEFNRILEEFLGK; encoded by the coding sequence ATGAAGCAAAGCATGATTTTATTACACGGACTTTTCGGCGGGCTTAGCAACTGGAAAGGTGTTATACAGCATTTTGAATCACGCTATGACATTCACATTCCGTTACTGCCTATTTTTGATCAGCACAAGGAAGACAATCTCAGCTACCTCGTTCATTCCCTGGAAAAATATATCCAACAACATCAGCTGGAAAAGCCGGTCATCATTGGCAATTCCCTCGGCGGCCATGTGGCCGTCCTTTTTACGCACCGGCATCCCGATAAAGTATCGCAGCTGGTATTGACCGGCAGTTCCGGTTTGTACGAAAACAACAGTATGGGCAGCTATCCCAAACGGGGCAATTATGAATATATCCGGGAACGGGTAGCCTATACCTTCCATGATCCCGCCATAGCCACTGATGCCCTGGTAGAAGAAGTGTTTAAGATCACCAGGGACCGTGTCAAGTGCCTGCGTATTGTACAAAACGCCAAGTCCGCCAACCGTAATTACGTTGCGCCCCTTTTACCTGAAATAACTACCCCGACGTTATTGATTTGGGGAGATGATGACCGTATTACCCCGCTGGAAGTGGCCCGTGAATTTGCATCGCTGCTGCCACAGGCGCAACTGGTCATATTGCCGGCATGTGGCCATGCCCCGATGATGGAGCGTCCGGAGGAATTCAACCGTATACTGGAAGAGTTTCTGGGGAAATAA
- a CDS encoding PLP-dependent aminotransferase family protein, translating to MKKDYIYQQIAQKITQLIRGGVLKPGDKLPSIRTICQEQGISMNTAKRVYLDLESKALITSKPQSGYFVAQTSLRQLPLPAASKPSGKDSRSIPHQLISKIYGETERKGVTFFSVGVPAPELLPVAKLNKCLLKASRELKDSSTGYEPLPGNEKLRQAVARRSFMWGGSLSPDDIITTCGGMNAISLCMLALTKPGDTIVTESPLFSGILQLAQSMGLRVLELPTDPQTGIDLKALKAVVKDINLCLLVPNFSTPLGCCMPDAHKKAVVQLLDQHNVPLIEDDLYSDLYFGASRPSTCKAFDKTGNVLWCSSVSKTLAPGYRVGWVSPGRYKEQLLRMKYVHMLSTSPLTQEAIATFLENGGYDLHLRKLRDTLHTNCIRYTNTIAAHFPEGTRISRPQGGLSLWVELCKDIDATELYEQAIRQKISISPGRMFTLQQQFDNCLRIAIGMPWSDQLQRKLQQLGRIAGNL from the coding sequence ATGAAGAAGGACTATATCTATCAACAGATAGCACAGAAAATCACACAATTGATCCGTGGCGGCGTATTAAAGCCGGGCGACAAACTGCCTTCCATCCGTACTATCTGCCAGGAACAGGGTATCAGCATGAACACCGCCAAACGGGTATATCTTGATCTGGAAAGCAAAGCGTTGATCACCTCCAAACCGCAATCCGGCTACTTCGTTGCCCAAACAAGTCTCCGGCAGTTGCCCTTACCTGCTGCCAGCAAACCATCCGGAAAAGACAGCCGGTCCATCCCTCATCAACTGATCAGTAAAATATATGGCGAAACGGAGCGCAAAGGTGTGACGTTTTTTTCCGTTGGCGTGCCGGCACCAGAGCTATTGCCTGTGGCCAAGCTCAACAAATGTTTATTAAAAGCGTCCCGCGAACTGAAAGACAGCAGTACCGGTTATGAGCCGTTGCCCGGCAACGAAAAATTACGCCAGGCCGTGGCCAGACGCAGTTTTATGTGGGGTGGCAGTCTATCTCCCGATGATATCATCACCACCTGTGGAGGTATGAATGCTATTAGTCTCTGTATGCTGGCCCTGACCAAACCCGGCGATACCATTGTTACCGAGAGCCCGCTGTTTTCAGGTATCCTGCAATTGGCACAGAGCATGGGATTGCGGGTATTGGAACTGCCTACTGACCCGCAAACGGGTATCGACCTGAAAGCACTAAAGGCTGTCGTTAAGGATATCAACCTGTGTCTGCTGGTGCCCAATTTCAGTACGCCGTTGGGCTGTTGCATGCCGGACGCGCATAAAAAAGCCGTTGTACAGTTGCTGGACCAGCACAATGTTCCATTGATAGAAGACGACCTGTATAGCGACCTGTATTTTGGCGCCTCCCGGCCTTCCACCTGCAAAGCTTTTGACAAAACGGGGAATGTATTGTGGTGCAGTTCTGTTTCCAAAACACTGGCACCAGGCTACCGCGTCGGCTGGGTATCGCCCGGCCGTTATAAGGAGCAGCTGCTCCGGATGAAATACGTACATATGTTGTCCACCTCTCCCCTTACCCAGGAGGCTATTGCCACGTTTCTGGAAAACGGCGGTTATGACCTGCACCTGCGTAAGTTAAGGGATACATTGCATACTAACTGCATCCGCTATACGAATACAATAGCTGCCCATTTTCCCGAAGGCACCCGCATATCGCGGCCGCAAGGGGGACTGTCGCTCTGGGTGGAGCTATGCAAAGACATTGATGCGACAGAGCTTTATGAGCAGGCCATCCGGCAGAAGATCAGTATTTCGCCGGGGCGGATGTTTACGCTGCAACAGCAGTTTGACAATTGCCTTCGGATAGCGATAGGCATGCCCTGGTCAGATCAGTTGCAGCGCAAGCTTCAACAGCTGGGCAGGATTGCGGGGAATTTATAA
- a CDS encoding erythromycin esterase family protein: protein MLIRKSLRPLLLAFALYNQTAAAQAPHIPNAVEVRSIDPSDDRYADLEPLRAAIGRSRIVLLGEQTHGEATTFLAKTRLIKFLHEKMGFEVLAFESGLYDCARIWDNTVKGGQFSKEVIGSLFFMYATSKQMQPLHDYIQANVKSRTPLVVTGFESQHSGEFAKTKLFPDFDQFLQQKHISLPDSSWQLFQRVALATFASNQYRPAAAEQETFFKVLNKLKATLSKEADNPAHFTASPGFWLKITESIESQALRYWGLVTGNELSVRDKQMAENFIWLAEKAFPGKKIIVWAHNIHISKNTSQLTDANDKPIPFLQTYVPMGATVSKHFGKAAYVIGFSGSTGTYIDFNNGQTANVPPVVPGSVEGQLDASGYAQAFTDYRTAKGWLQQKQQATLFDFIPTKGIWPEIFDGLFYIHASTPVDR from the coding sequence ATGCTTATACGCAAATCCCTCCGGCCATTGTTACTGGCCTTCGCGCTCTACAACCAGACAGCCGCCGCACAGGCGCCCCATATTCCCAACGCCGTTGAGGTCCGTTCCATAGATCCGTCGGACGACCGCTATGCAGACCTGGAGCCGCTCCGCGCCGCTATCGGCCGCTCCAGGATAGTGCTGCTCGGGGAACAGACACACGGAGAAGCCACTACGTTTCTCGCCAAAACACGGCTTATTAAATTCCTGCATGAAAAGATGGGATTTGAAGTGCTGGCATTTGAAAGTGGTCTGTACGACTGCGCCCGTATCTGGGACAACACCGTCAAAGGCGGACAGTTTTCCAAAGAAGTCATAGGCAGCCTGTTCTTCATGTATGCCACCAGCAAACAGATGCAGCCCCTGCATGACTACATTCAGGCAAACGTGAAGAGCCGTACGCCGCTCGTCGTGACCGGTTTCGAGAGCCAGCATTCCGGCGAATTTGCCAAGACGAAGCTATTCCCCGATTTTGACCAATTCCTGCAACAAAAACATATCTCCCTTCCGGACAGCAGCTGGCAACTGTTTCAGCGTGTTGCCCTGGCCACCTTTGCCTCCAACCAGTACAGGCCTGCCGCTGCGGAACAGGAAACGTTTTTCAAAGTACTGAATAAGCTCAAAGCCACGTTGTCCAAAGAAGCGGACAACCCTGCACACTTCACTGCCTCTCCCGGTTTCTGGTTAAAAATCACCGAAAGTATCGAGTCGCAGGCATTGCGTTACTGGGGCCTTGTGACCGGCAATGAGCTAAGCGTGCGCGACAAGCAGATGGCAGAAAATTTTATCTGGCTGGCCGAGAAAGCCTTCCCTGGTAAAAAAATTATCGTGTGGGCACATAACATCCACATCTCCAAAAATACCAGTCAGCTAACAGACGCTAATGACAAGCCCATACCTTTCCTGCAAACATATGTGCCTATGGGCGCCACGGTGAGCAAACATTTCGGCAAAGCAGCGTATGTTATCGGCTTCTCCGGTTCTACCGGAACTTACATTGACTTTAATAACGGTCAAACCGCTAACGTACCGCCTGTAGTGCCGGGCAGCGTGGAGGGACAGCTCGATGCCAGCGGCTATGCACAGGCGTTTACAGACTACCGCACCGCCAAGGGCTGGTTGCAGCAAAAACAACAGGCCACCCTGTTTGACTTTATCCCGACGAAAGGTATCTGGCCGGAGATTTTCGACGGTCTTTTTTACATACACGCCTCCACGCCGGTAGACCGTTGA
- a CDS encoding DoxX family protein, translating into MTTITAPTKSVRITGKVISIIVILFMLFDAIMKVIQNKYSMEGSVALGWPASQVQFIGFVLLVATILYAIPRTAVLGAILITAYLGGAVAIMIRVAQPFWFAVVMGVLTWAGLYLQDNGVRNLIPLRKD; encoded by the coding sequence ATGACAACGATAACAGCTCCTACCAAATCAGTACGCATCACCGGCAAAGTGATCAGTATCATCGTAATTCTTTTTATGCTGTTTGATGCGATTATGAAAGTGATCCAGAATAAATACTCCATGGAAGGCTCTGTAGCCCTGGGATGGCCGGCTTCACAGGTACAATTCATTGGTTTTGTACTGCTGGTCGCTACCATTCTGTATGCTATTCCCCGTACAGCCGTACTGGGCGCCATTCTGATCACGGCTTACCTTGGCGGCGCCGTGGCCATTATGATCCGTGTGGCGCAGCCGTTTTGGTTCGCAGTAGTGATGGGCGTACTCACCTGGGCAGGATTATACCTGCAGGACAACGGTGTTCGTAATCTGATACCTTTGCGTAAAGATTAA